A DNA window from Fusobacterium sp. JB019 contains the following coding sequences:
- a CDS encoding HAD family hydrolase produces the protein MKKKAIFLDRDGTINIDKGYLYKKEEFEFEENAIEALKRFIDLGYILIIVTNQSGIGRGYYTEKEFKELTKYIELLLLGHGVKIEKSYYCPHHPIKGIGEYKKECNCRKPNAGMILKGIEEYNIDKSKSFMVGDKLSDVIAGIKSGVTPILLGEEQEKLMKKSFKDKVKIFKNLDEFSKKLFEKSKK, from the coding sequence ATGAAAAAAAAAGCGATATTTTTAGATAGAGATGGGACTATAAATATAGATAAAGGATATCTCTACAAGAAAGAAGAGTTTGAATTTGAAGAAAATGCAATAGAAGCATTAAAAAGATTTATTGATTTGGGGTATATATTAATTATAGTAACTAATCAGTCTGGAATAGGAAGAGGTTATTATACAGAAAAAGAATTTAAAGAGTTAACTAAATATATAGAATTATTGCTTTTAGGTCACGGGGTAAAAATAGAAAAATCTTATTATTGTCCACATCATCCCATTAAAGGAATTGGAGAATATAAAAAAGAGTGTAATTGTAGAAAACCTAATGCTGGAATGATATTAAAAGGGATAGAAGAATATAATATAGATAAGTCTAAATCTTTTATGGTTGGCGATAAATTATCAGATGTAATTGCAGGTATAAAATCAGGAGTTACGCCTATTTTGTTAGGTGAAGAACAAGAAAAATTAATGAAAAAAAGTTTTAAAGATAAAGTTAAGATATTTAAAAACTTAGATGAGTTTTCAAAAAAACTTTTTGAAAAAAGTAAAAAATAA